From Chionomys nivalis chromosome 21, mChiNiv1.1, whole genome shotgun sequence, a single genomic window includes:
- the Cdh16 gene encoding cadherin-16 isoform X2, translated as MISACLWLLCLAVIQLPLPLGKDKGQIVLSGDSSTDVQDPFAVDPESGFLVATKALDREEKAEYRLQVTLESEDGQVLWGPQPVTVHVKDENDQVPQFSQAIYRARLSQGTRPGIPFLFLAASDGDAPGTANSDLRFHILNQSPVQPFPDMFQLDPRLGALALSPRGSTSLDPALQGPYQLLVQVKDMGDQASGHQAIATVEISIVQSTWIPLEPVHLAENLQVAYPHSIAQVHWNGGDVHYQLQSQPAGPFNVDAEGRIHVTAELDRETQAEYLLQVRAQNSRGEDFAEPLELQVVVMDENDNTPICSPHDPAISIPELSPPGTEVIMLSAEDMDAPGSPNSHIVYRLLSPEPEEGAEEKAFELDSTTGHVTLGTAPLHPGQDIPLQVLAVDLAGSEGGLSSTCEVAVTITDINNHAPEFITSQIGPVSLPEDVKPGVLVATLTATDADLEPAFRLMDFAIEEGDPKGIFDLVWEPDSDHVQLRLQKNLSYEAAPHHKVVVVVRNVEELVGPAPGPGATATVTILVERVIPPLKLDQESYETSIPVSIPAGSLLLTIRPSEPTSRALRFSLVNDSEGWLCIKEGSGEVHTARSLRGAKPGDNYTVLVEAQDTDEPGLSASATIVVHFLKASPVPRLAVAPGPSRHLCTPRQDYGVVVSGASEDPDLANRHGPYSFALGPNPTVQRDWRLQPFNDSHAYLTLALHWVEPGEYMVPVVVHHDAQMWQLQVQVFVCRCNLDGQCLRKVGRMKGMPTKLSAFGVLLGTLAAIGFILILVFTHLALARKKDLDQPADSVPLKAAM; from the exons ATgatctctgcctgcctgtggCTGCTTTGCCTCGCTGTTATTCAG CTACCGTTACCCCTCGGGAAGGATAAAGGTCAGATTGTCCTATCAGGGGACTCAAGCACAGATGTTCAAGACCCCTTTGCTGTGGATCCTGAGTCTGGCTTTCTGGTGGCAACAAAGGCCCTGGacagggaagaaaaggcagagtacCGACTACAG GTCACCTTGGAGTCTGAGGATGGACAAGTCTTGTGGGGTCCACAGCCCGTGACTGTGCATGTGAAAGATGAGAATGACCAGGTACCCCAATTCTCCCAGGCCATCTACAGAGCTCGGCTAAGCCAGGGCACCAGGCCTG ggatcccctttctcttccttgcgGCTTCTGATGGGGATGCACCGGGCACAGCCAACTCAGACCTTCGATTCCACATCCTGAATCAGTCCCCAGTTCAACCTTTCCCAGATATGTTCCAGCTGGACCCTCGATTAGGAGCTCTGGCCCTCAGTCCCAGGG GAAGCACCAGCCTAGACCCTGCCCTTCAAGGGCCTTACCAGCTGTTGGTACAGGTCAAGGACATGGGTGACCAGGCCTCAGGCCACCAGGCCATCGCCACTGTGGAGATCTCCATAGTACAGAGCACCTGGATACCCCTAGAGCCTGTTCACCTAGCAGAGAATCTACAGGTTGCATACCCACACAGCATTGCCCAG GTTCACTGGAATGGAGGAGACGTACATTATCAACTGCAGAGTCAGCCTGCAGGACCCTTCAACGTGGATGCAGAGGGGAGAATCCATGTAACCGCGGAGCTGGACCGAGAGACCCAGGCTGAG TACCTGCTCCAAGTACGAGCTCAGAATTCCCGTGGTGAGGACTTTGCAGAACCCCTGGAGTTGCAAGTGGTGGTGATGGATGAGAATGACAACACCCCTATCTGCTCCCCGCATGACCCAGCAATCAGCATCCCTGAGCTCAGCCCCCCAG GAACTGAAGTGATTATGCTGTCAGCAGAAGACATGGATGCCCCTGGATCACCCAATTCCCACATTGTATATCGGTTGTTGAGCCCTGAGCCTGAGGAGGGGGCTGAAGAAAAAGCCTTCGAGTTAGATTCTACCACAGGCCATGTAACACTGGGAACTGCCCCACTCCACCCAGGCCAGGACATCCCGCTTCAGGTGCTGGCTGTTGACTTAGCAGGATCAGAGGGTG GTCTCAGCAGCACATGTGAGGTGGCGGTCACGATCACAGACATCAACAACCATGCCCCTGAGTTCATCACTTCCCAG ATTGGACCTGTAAGTCTTCCTGAAGATGTGAAGCCAGGGGTTCTGGTGGCCACCCTTACGGCCACTGATGCTGACCTTGAGCCTGCCTTCCGCCTTATGGACTTTGCCATTGAAGAAGGAGACCCGAAAGGAATCTTTGACCTGGTCTGGGAGCCAGACTCTGATCATGTCCAGCTTAGACTCCAAAAG AACCTCAGCTATGAGGCAGCTCCTCATCACAAGGTGGTAGTAGTAGTTCGGAACGTGGAGGAACTGGTGGGCCCAGCCCCAGGCCCTGGAGCCACAGCCACAGTGACTATATTGGTGGAAAGGGTGATACCACCCCTCAAGCTGGACCAGGAGAGCTATGAGACCAGCATCCCAGTGAGCATCCCAGCTGGCTCCCTCCTGCTGACCATTCGTCCCTCAGAGCCCACTAGCAGAGCCCTCAG GTTCTCCCTGGTCAATGACTCAGAGGGCTGGCTCTGCATCAAGGAGGGCTCTGGGGAGGTGCACACAGCCCGGTCCCTGCGGGGTGCCAAGCCCGGGGACAACTACACAGTGCTCGTGGAGGCCCAAGACACAG ATGAACCAGGGCTGAGCGCTTCTGCCACCATTGTGGTCCATTTCCTGAAGGCCTCTCCCGTCCCAAGATTAGCTGTAGCCCCTGGGCCCAGCAGACACCTCTGTACACCCCGCCAAGACTACGGTGTGGTTGTCAGTGGGGCCAGTGAGGATCCTGACCTGGCCAATAGGCATGGTCCCTACAGTTTTGCTCTTGGTCCCAACCCCACCGTGCAGCGGGATTGGCGCCTCCAGCCTTTCAATG ATTCCCATGCCTACCTGACCTTGGCCTTGCATTGGGTAGAGCCAGGTGAATACATGGTACCTGTGGTTGTCCACCACGATGCCCAGATGTGGCAACTCCAGGTCCAAG TGTTTGTGTGTCGCTGCAATCTGGACGGCCAATGCCTGCGCAAGGTGGGCCGCATGAAGGGAATGCCTACGAAGCTGTCAGCATTTGGTGTCCTCTTGGGTACCCTGGCAGCCATAG GCTTCATCCTCATTCTTGTCTTCACCCACCTGGCCCTGGCAAGGAAGAAGGACCTGGATCAGCCAGCAGACAGTGTTCCCCTGAAGGCAGCAATGTGA